In Xylanibacter ruminicola 23, a single genomic region encodes these proteins:
- a CDS encoding glycoside hydrolase family 57 protein, producing the protein MKTICLYFEIHQIIHLKRYRFFDIGTDHYYYDDYENERSISDIAERSYMPALNALHDMINEHGKYFKVAFSLSGTGIEQLEMHAPQVLEKLQAMNETGCVEFLAEPYSHGLSSLANPDSFAVDVKKQCAKIEELFGKKPTVLRNSSLIYSDDIGAQVASMGFKGMLTEGAKHVLGWKSPHYVYHCNLAPNLKLLLRDIELSDDISLRFNNSEWDGYPLFADAYIDRIARLPEEEQIVNIFMELSALGIAQPLSSNILDFLKALPAQAKAKGITFSTPTEICKACKSVSQLDVPDTLSWVDEERDVSCWLGNAMQREAFNKLYSVADRLRIANDPRINQDWDYLQASNNFRFMTTKPSNVGLDRGIYSGPFDAFTNYMNILGDFINRVNALYPLDIDNDELEGLLTTIKNQGDEIEMKDKEITRLKAKLEKLEGCKGKAAKAEKPAAKPKAAKKPAAKKPAAKKAETKAEA; encoded by the coding sequence ATGAAAACAATTTGTTTATATTTCGAGATACATCAGATTATTCATCTGAAGCGTTACCGTTTCTTTGATATCGGTACCGATCATTATTACTATGATGACTACGAGAACGAGCGTAGCATCAGCGACATTGCCGAGCGCAGCTATATGCCCGCACTCAATGCCCTGCACGATATGATTAACGAGCATGGCAAGTACTTCAAGGTGGCTTTCTCACTGAGTGGTACTGGTATCGAGCAGTTGGAGATGCATGCACCACAGGTGCTCGAAAAGCTGCAGGCTATGAACGAGACTGGCTGCGTAGAGTTCCTGGCCGAACCTTACAGCCATGGTTTGTCGTCGCTGGCTAACCCCGATAGCTTTGCTGTGGATGTAAAGAAGCAGTGTGCTAAGATCGAGGAGCTGTTTGGCAAGAAGCCTACCGTATTGCGTAACTCGTCACTTATCTATAGCGATGATATCGGTGCTCAGGTAGCCTCGATGGGCTTCAAGGGTATGCTTACTGAGGGTGCTAAGCACGTGCTGGGATGGAAGAGTCCACACTATGTTTACCACTGCAACCTGGCTCCAAACCTGAAGCTGTTGCTGCGTGATATCGAACTGAGCGATGATATTTCTTTGCGATTCAACAACTCAGAGTGGGATGGCTATCCACTGTTTGCCGATGCCTATATCGATCGTATCGCCCGTCTGCCCGAAGAGGAGCAGATTGTAAATATCTTCATGGAGCTCTCGGCTCTGGGTATCGCCCAGCCACTCAGCTCTAACATCCTCGACTTCCTGAAGGCTCTGCCTGCACAGGCCAAGGCCAAGGGTATCACCTTCTCTACACCTACAGAAATCTGCAAGGCTTGTAAGAGCGTGAGTCAGCTGGATGTGCCTGATACCCTCTCATGGGTCGACGAGGAGCGCGACGTTAGCTGCTGGTTGGGTAACGCTATGCAGCGCGAGGCTTTCAACAAACTGTACAGTGTGGCCGATCGTCTGCGTATCGCCAACGATCCCCGCATCAATCAGGACTGGGATTATCTGCAGGCTTCGAACAACTTCCGTTTCATGACCACCAAGCCTTCGAACGTAGGACTGGATCGTGGTATCTACAGCGGACCATTCGATGCCTTCACCAACTATATGAACATCCTGGGCGACTTTATCAATCGTGTAAATGCCCTTTATCCACTCGATATCGATAACGACGAGCTGGAGGGCTTGCTCACCACCATTAAGAACCAGGGTGATGAGATTGAGATGAAGGATAAGGAGATTACCCGACTCAAGGCCAAGCTGGAGAAGCTGGAGGGTTGCAAGGGTAAGGCTGCCAAGGCCGAGAAACCCGCTGCCAAGCCAAAGGCTGCCAAGAAGCCTGCTGCTAAAAAGCCAGCAGCCAAGAAAGCAGAGACAAAGGCCGAAGCATAA
- a CDS encoding glycosyltransferase family 4 protein has product MKVLMFGWEYPPHVFGGLATANYGISEGLKAQGDIETVLCLPHPFGDESQHACRIVAMNAVPIAWRDVDYDYVKQRVGNIMDPDYYFKLREHIYADFNYMNVNDLGAMEFAGGYPGNLHEEINNYSIIAGQVARTEEFDIIHAHDWLTFPAGIHAKQVSGKPLCIHVHATDFDRSRGKVNPTVYSIEKNGMDWADCIMCVSELTRQTVINQYHQDPRKCFTVHNAVYPLPQEYQDIPRPDHTGKEKVVTFLGRITMQKGPEYFVEAATMVLHRTRNVRFCMAGSGDMMDAMIHLAAERGIADRFHFPGFMRGKQVYECLKNSDVYVMPSVSEPFGISPLEAMQCGTPSIISKQSGCAEILDNCIKVDYWDIHALADAIYSICHNESLFNYLKDEGKKEVDQITWEKVGAWIRTLYLRTLGWE; this is encoded by the coding sequence ATGAAGGTATTAATGTTTGGATGGGAGTATCCTCCTCACGTATTCGGTGGATTGGCCACCGCTAACTATGGTATCTCTGAAGGCCTGAAGGCTCAGGGCGATATCGAGACGGTACTGTGCTTGCCTCACCCCTTTGGCGATGAGAGTCAGCATGCCTGCCGTATCGTTGCCATGAATGCTGTGCCCATTGCGTGGCGCGATGTAGATTACGACTACGTGAAGCAGCGCGTGGGCAATATCATGGATCCCGATTACTATTTTAAGTTGCGCGAGCATATCTACGCCGACTTTAACTATATGAACGTGAACGACCTTGGTGCGATGGAGTTTGCCGGTGGTTATCCTGGCAACCTGCACGAGGAGATTAATAACTACTCGATCATTGCCGGACAGGTGGCCCGCACGGAGGAGTTTGATATTATCCACGCTCACGACTGGCTCACCTTCCCCGCTGGTATCCATGCCAAGCAGGTAAGTGGCAAACCTCTGTGTATCCATGTTCATGCTACCGACTTCGATCGCTCGCGTGGTAAGGTTAATCCTACCGTTTACAGCATCGAGAAGAATGGTATGGACTGGGCCGATTGTATCATGTGTGTATCCGAATTAACCCGTCAGACGGTTATCAACCAGTATCATCAGGACCCACGCAAGTGCTTTACCGTTCATAATGCTGTGTACCCATTGCCACAGGAGTATCAGGATATTCCACGTCCTGACCATACTGGCAAGGAAAAGGTGGTTACCTTCTTAGGTCGTATCACCATGCAGAAGGGACCTGAGTACTTTGTAGAGGCCGCTACCATGGTGCTGCATCGTACCCGCAACGTGCGTTTCTGTATGGCTGGCTCAGGCGATATGATGGACGCTATGATCCATCTGGCTGCCGAGCGTGGCATTGCCGACAGATTCCACTTCCCTGGCTTTATGCGTGGCAAGCAGGTGTACGAGTGCCTGAAGAACTCTGATGTGTACGTCATGCCTTCGGTGAGCGAACCATTCGGTATCTCGCCCTTGGAGGCCATGCAGTGCGGAACCCCAAGCATCATCTCAAAGCAGAGTGGCTGTGCCGAGATTCTTGATAACTGTATCAAGGTCGACTACTGGGACATCCACGCGCTGGCCGATGCCATCTACTCCATCTGTCATAACGAGTCGCTCTTTAACTACCTGAAGGATGAGGGTAAGAAGGAGGTTGACCAGATTACATGGGAGAAGGTGGGCGCATGGATCCGTACCCTCTACCTCCGCACCTTAGGATGGGAATAA
- a CDS encoding glycogen debranching enzyme N-terminal domain-containing protein, whose translation MSYLRLEKAVMTNLQESLVREFLRTNRSGAYSSSTLVDCNTRKYHGLLVVPVPELDDENHVLLSSLDCTVIQHGAEFNLGLHKYQGNNFSPNGHKYIREFDATKVPTTTYRVGGVILQKEVIFQHYEDRILIRYTLVDAHSATTLRFRPFLAFRSVRQFTHENATASREYSEVENGIKTCMYAGYPDLYMQFSKKNEFIFQPDWYRGIEYPKEQERGYASNEDLYVPGYFELPIKKGESIIFAASTSAIKPTAMKKLFDDEVNDRVPRDNFYHCLVTAAHQFHRKEKNHDRYLLAGYPWFKCRARDTFIALPGLTLAIGEIDYFEKVMMTAERDLRAFMEEKPLSGKIYEMEQPDVPLWAVWAMQQYAKEVGRDKCFEMYGKLLHQIIKYILDGKHPNLRLDDNGLLYSNGKDKAVTWMNSTANGKPVVPRSGYIVEFNALWYNALKFCALMASEKGDAKGAEKVEALAAKVKDSFVETFVNEYGYLLDYVDGTMMDWSVRPNMIFAVALDYSPLNQQQMKSVVDICTRELLTPKGLRSLSPKSGGYNPIYVGPQTQRDYAYHQGTAWPWLGGFYMEACLKLYKRSRLSFVERQMVGYEDEMDYHAIGTISELFDGNPPFHGRGAMSFAMNVAEILRTLKLMEKYSYQK comes from the coding sequence ATGAGCTACCTACGTTTAGAAAAGGCCGTGATGACTAACCTGCAGGAAAGTCTGGTCCGTGAGTTCCTCCGAACCAATCGTTCGGGCGCCTATAGCAGCTCTACACTGGTGGACTGTAATACGCGAAAGTACCACGGATTGCTGGTAGTGCCCGTGCCTGAGTTGGATGACGAAAACCACGTGTTGCTTTCGTCGCTCGACTGCACGGTTATCCAGCATGGCGCCGAGTTTAACCTCGGCCTGCACAAGTATCAGGGCAACAATTTTAGTCCTAATGGACACAAATACATCCGCGAGTTCGACGCTACAAAGGTACCTACTACTACCTATCGCGTTGGCGGAGTAATTTTGCAAAAGGAAGTTATCTTCCAACACTATGAGGATCGCATCTTAATTCGTTACACTTTGGTGGATGCACACTCAGCTACTACACTACGTTTCCGTCCATTCCTTGCTTTCCGCAGCGTGCGACAGTTTACACACGAGAACGCTACTGCCAGCAGAGAGTACAGCGAAGTTGAAAATGGAATTAAGACCTGTATGTATGCCGGCTATCCCGACCTGTACATGCAGTTCTCGAAGAAAAACGAGTTTATCTTCCAGCCCGACTGGTATCGTGGCATAGAGTATCCGAAGGAGCAGGAGCGTGGCTACGCTTCGAACGAGGACCTTTACGTGCCTGGTTATTTCGAGCTGCCTATCAAGAAGGGTGAGAGCATTATCTTTGCAGCCTCTACCTCGGCTATCAAGCCAACGGCTATGAAGAAACTGTTCGACGACGAGGTGAACGATCGTGTGCCTCGCGATAACTTCTACCACTGCTTGGTAACAGCTGCACACCAGTTCCACCGCAAGGAGAAGAACCACGACCGCTATCTGCTGGCTGGTTATCCCTGGTTTAAGTGCCGTGCCCGCGATACATTTATCGCTCTGCCAGGACTCACCCTCGCTATCGGCGAGATTGACTATTTTGAGAAGGTGATGATGACGGCCGAGCGCGACCTGCGAGCCTTTATGGAGGAGAAACCACTGAGTGGTAAGATATACGAGATGGAGCAACCCGATGTGCCACTGTGGGCGGTATGGGCCATGCAGCAGTACGCCAAGGAGGTGGGGCGCGACAAGTGCTTCGAAATGTATGGTAAACTGTTGCACCAGATTATCAAGTACATTCTGGACGGTAAGCATCCTAACTTGCGACTGGATGACAACGGCTTGCTCTACTCGAACGGAAAGGATAAGGCTGTAACGTGGATGAACTCTACTGCCAACGGTAAGCCCGTGGTGCCACGTTCAGGCTACATTGTAGAGTTTAACGCCCTGTGGTATAACGCCCTGAAATTCTGCGCCCTGATGGCTAGCGAGAAGGGTGATGCAAAGGGTGCCGAGAAGGTTGAAGCACTGGCTGCCAAGGTGAAGGATTCGTTCGTAGAAACCTTTGTAAACGAGTACGGCTATCTGCTGGACTATGTGGATGGCACGATGATGGACTGGAGCGTACGTCCGAATATGATTTTCGCTGTAGCCCTCGACTACTCGCCACTGAACCAGCAGCAGATGAAGAGCGTGGTGGATATCTGTACCCGCGAGCTGCTGACACCAAAGGGATTGCGTTCGCTCTCACCAAAGAGTGGTGGTTATAATCCTATCTATGTGGGTCCGCAGACCCAGCGCGACTATGCTTACCATCAGGGTACCGCATGGCCTTGGCTGGGTGGTTTCTATATGGAGGCCTGTCTGAAGCTGTACAAGCGCTCACGCCTGAGCTTTGTGGAGCGACAGATGGTGGGCTATGAAGACGAAATGGACTATCATGCCATTGGTACCATCTCTGAACTTTTCGACGGTAACCCGCCATTCCATGGTCGTGGTGCCATGTCGTTTGCTATGAACGTGGCCGAGATTCTGCGCACGCTCAAGTTGATGGAAAAGTATTCATATCAAAAGTAA
- a CDS encoding diacylglycerol/lipid kinase family protein, producing MAVETTRWAILYCPKTGVFNSHKRWEKIQKVLDERQVQYDFVQSETADSVERLVKMMIQNGYKTIVIVGGDSALNDAVNCLMMEEKSVRDEIALGVIPNGVLNDFAKFWDFDDDKIEQTIDWLIKRRVRKIDLGCIRYTNKKGDKCHRYFLNCINIGLTADIMNLRRQTRRLFGSQTLSFLVSLFVMLFHRMEYKMKLKINSEVIERKVMTVCIGSGPGYGQTPNAVPYNGMLDVSMVYHPEVVQLIEGLWLLVAGRFLNHRSVHPYRTKEIEVEYAKKAIVGIDGRMMKTPVGSYRITVEQEVVNFLIPE from the coding sequence ATGGCAGTAGAAACTACAAGATGGGCTATACTTTATTGCCCCAAAACAGGTGTCTTTAACTCGCATAAGCGTTGGGAGAAGATACAGAAGGTGCTGGACGAGCGTCAGGTGCAGTACGACTTTGTACAGAGCGAGACAGCCGACAGCGTGGAACGATTAGTGAAAATGATGATACAGAACGGCTACAAAACCATTGTAATCGTGGGTGGCGACTCGGCCCTGAACGATGCCGTGAACTGTCTGATGATGGAAGAGAAATCCGTACGCGACGAGATTGCTTTGGGCGTGATACCCAATGGCGTGCTGAACGACTTTGCCAAGTTCTGGGATTTCGACGATGATAAGATAGAGCAAACCATCGATTGGCTGATTAAGCGTCGTGTGCGCAAGATCGACCTGGGCTGCATTCGCTATACCAACAAGAAAGGCGACAAATGTCACCGTTATTTCTTGAATTGTATTAACATCGGACTTACTGCCGACATCATGAATCTGCGTCGGCAGACACGTCGTTTGTTCGGATCGCAAACCTTATCGTTCCTGGTAAGTTTGTTTGTGATGCTGTTCCATCGTATGGAGTATAAGATGAAGCTGAAGATTAACAGCGAGGTGATAGAGCGCAAGGTGATGACGGTGTGCATAGGATCGGGTCCTGGCTACGGTCAAACACCTAATGCAGTGCCCTATAACGGCATGCTGGATGTGAGCATGGTTTACCACCCCGAGGTGGTGCAGCTGATTGAGGGTTTGTGGCTGTTGGTGGCAGGCCGATTCCTGAACCATCGTAGCGTACACCCCTACCGCACCAAGGAGATTGAGGTGGAGTACGCCAAGAAAGCCATCGTGGGCATTGATGGGCGCATGATGAAAACGCCTGTGGGTTCGTACAGGATCACGGTTGAACAAGAAGTTGTAAATTTCTTGATACCAGAATAA
- the miaA gene encoding tRNA (adenosine(37)-N6)-dimethylallyltransferase MiaA → MITILGPTASGKTPVAAHLAAKIGGEIISADSRQVYRRMDIGTGKDLADYGEVPYHLIDICEPGTKYNLFQYQQDFYDAYQDIQGRGKTPVLCGGTGLYIEAVLKGYKLSPVPQNQALRDSLEGKTLPELTQMLQELKARTGSNMHNKTDVDSCQRAIRAIEIETYNLENPVPRRELPPVDSLIIGIDIDRELRREKITRRLKARLENGMVDEVRRLLDEGIAPEDLIYYGLEYKFLTEYIIGQLTYDEMFSKLEIAIHQFAKRQMTWFRGMERRGFTIHWIDATLPMDQKIEEILKLNV, encoded by the coding sequence ATGATAACGATATTGGGACCAACCGCCTCGGGTAAAACACCCGTGGCGGCCCACCTGGCAGCCAAGATCGGGGGTGAGATTATCTCGGCCGATTCGCGCCAGGTATATCGTCGCATGGATATCGGTACTGGTAAGGACCTCGCCGACTACGGCGAGGTGCCTTACCACCTCATCGATATATGCGAACCAGGTACCAAATACAATTTGTTTCAATACCAACAGGACTTTTACGATGCCTACCAGGACATACAGGGTAGGGGCAAAACGCCCGTGCTGTGTGGTGGCACGGGCCTTTATATCGAGGCTGTGCTGAAGGGCTACAAACTATCGCCTGTGCCCCAGAACCAGGCGCTGCGCGACAGTCTGGAGGGCAAAACGCTGCCTGAGCTTACACAGATGCTGCAGGAGCTGAAGGCCAGAACGGGCTCGAACATGCATAACAAGACAGATGTGGATTCGTGTCAGCGTGCCATCCGTGCCATCGAGATTGAGACGTATAATCTCGAGAACCCAGTGCCCCGTAGAGAGCTGCCACCTGTGGATTCGCTCATCATCGGTATCGATATCGACAGAGAGTTGCGCCGTGAAAAGATTACCCGCCGATTGAAGGCCCGTTTGGAAAATGGAATGGTCGACGAAGTGCGCCGTTTGCTCGACGAAGGCATTGCACCCGAGGATTTGATTTACTACGGATTGGAGTATAAATTCTTGACAGAATATATTATAGGACAGCTCACATACGATGAGATGTTCAGCAAGCTCGAGATAGCCATTCATCAGTTTGCCAAGCGACAGATGACGTGGTTCCGCGGCATGGAGCGTCGTGGCTTTACCATCCACTGGATTGATGCCACCCTCCCCATGGATCAGAAAATAGAAGAAATCCTAAAGCTTAATGTTTAA
- a CDS encoding AAA family ATPase: MDFKEFANKFLKGCGCVSIICFVVVALICIFVPDEEEENKDENQTAQTEQVEKRDSVIVNEPLEGDPYQELDELIGLGSVKDEVRSLANFVKLQKQREAKGLKTAKVSYHLVFYGSPGTGKTTVARIVGRIYKDLGVLKRGHTVETDRAGLCAQYVGQTGPKTDSVIMKALDGVLFIDEAYSLVPEQGNGNDYGQEAISTILKRMEDYRDRLVVIVAGYKNEMQRFIDSNPGLQSRFNRYIDFPDYTGGELAQIFKMYMKKNQYTLSADAEQYLKERFEYAVAHKDRNFGNARYARNVFEKSIQAQANRLGGMSNLNKEQLTELTADDLKAGFASKSNI; encoded by the coding sequence ATGGATTTTAAAGAGTTTGCCAATAAGTTCCTGAAAGGGTGTGGCTGTGTTAGCATCATCTGTTTCGTAGTGGTAGCCCTCATCTGCATTTTCGTGCCCGATGAGGAAGAGGAGAACAAGGATGAGAACCAGACAGCCCAGACGGAACAGGTAGAGAAACGTGACAGCGTGATCGTGAACGAACCCCTGGAGGGCGACCCCTATCAGGAGCTTGACGAGCTGATAGGCTTGGGAAGTGTGAAGGACGAGGTGCGATCGCTGGCCAACTTTGTGAAGCTGCAAAAGCAGCGCGAGGCAAAGGGACTGAAAACGGCTAAGGTGAGCTACCATCTGGTGTTCTACGGATCGCCTGGTACGGGTAAAACCACCGTGGCACGTATCGTGGGTCGTATCTACAAGGACCTGGGTGTGCTGAAGCGTGGACATACCGTTGAGACCGACCGTGCAGGCCTGTGTGCCCAGTACGTGGGACAGACAGGACCCAAGACCGACAGCGTGATTATGAAGGCGCTGGATGGTGTGCTGTTTATCGACGAGGCCTACTCGCTGGTACCTGAACAGGGCAACGGTAACGACTACGGACAGGAGGCTATATCTACCATCCTGAAGCGTATGGAGGACTATCGCGACAGATTGGTGGTGATCGTGGCTGGTTACAAGAACGAGATGCAGCGTTTTATCGACTCGAACCCTGGATTGCAGTCGCGCTTTAATCGCTACATCGACTTCCCCGACTACACGGGTGGCGAGCTGGCTCAGATATTCAAGATGTACATGAAGAAGAACCAGTACACCCTCTCGGCCGATGCTGAGCAGTATCTGAAGGAACGCTTTGAGTATGCTGTGGCCCATAAGGACCGCAACTTTGGTAATGCCCGTTATGCTCGCAACGTGTTTGAGAAGAGCATACAGGCCCAGGCCAACCGTTTGGGCGGTATGAGCAACCTGAACAAGGAACAGCTGACGGAGTTGACAGCCGATGATCTGAAGGCCGGCTTCGCTTCTAAATCGAATATATAA
- a CDS encoding TMEM43 family protein encodes MAYQEVRTTGYGTRVGNSFKAIGSGIVLFCLGTALLWWNEGRAVKTEKMLEEAGSAYVEMPNPAKKDAQLEGELICGTALATTQDSLIDKDFGVGATAIAMRRTVEYYQWVEHAKEKSEDKLGGKEVTTTTYTYTKEWVSRPVESAEFKDSAYQKKNMVLTTVENDQQYAENVEWGAYKLNESLIHAISSREALDLAIAEDLLKQFDKNTQTAYERFYGAPKNNNQPAPEAQQPAAIPDSIKALLPDSVKAQLDSIQAVNDSINKAMEAAQNKKDLAYVHQAGNVLYFGRVPGSPEVGDVRVTFEKVVPAKVTVMAVVDGDTFKPFKAKNGKRFQTLVMGKKSGDEIIEAEQEGNNFIKWALRIVGILMVIGGLKGIFGFLETILKVVPFIAGIFGWGVGLVCTILGVVWSLIVIALAWLFYRPLLGITLLVIAGFLVWVFAFKGKDKLKELAAKAATK; translated from the coding sequence ATGGCTTATCAAGAAGTAAGAACAACGGGATATGGAACCCGCGTAGGAAATTCGTTTAAGGCTATAGGCAGCGGCATTGTGCTGTTCTGCTTGGGTACTGCATTACTTTGGTGGAACGAAGGACGTGCAGTGAAGACCGAAAAGATGCTGGAAGAGGCAGGGAGCGCCTATGTAGAGATGCCTAACCCCGCCAAGAAGGATGCCCAGCTGGAGGGCGAACTGATTTGTGGTACGGCACTGGCCACCACGCAGGATTCGCTGATTGACAAGGATTTTGGCGTAGGTGCCACAGCCATTGCCATGCGACGCACCGTGGAGTACTACCAGTGGGTAGAGCATGCTAAGGAAAAGAGCGAAGACAAGTTGGGTGGCAAAGAGGTAACTACTACCACCTATACCTATACCAAAGAGTGGGTGAGCCGCCCCGTTGAGAGTGCTGAGTTTAAGGATTCCGCTTACCAGAAAAAGAACATGGTGCTGACAACTGTTGAGAATGACCAGCAGTATGCCGAGAACGTAGAGTGGGGTGCCTATAAGCTGAACGAGAGTCTGATTCACGCCATTTCTTCGCGTGAGGCACTCGACCTGGCCATTGCCGAGGATCTGCTGAAGCAATTCGATAAGAACACCCAGACCGCTTACGAGCGATTCTACGGTGCCCCAAAGAATAACAATCAGCCTGCACCTGAGGCCCAGCAACCAGCTGCCATCCCCGATTCGATCAAGGCCCTGCTGCCTGATTCGGTAAAGGCTCAGTTGGACTCGATACAGGCTGTGAACGACTCGATTAACAAAGCCATGGAGGCTGCTCAGAATAAGAAGGATCTGGCGTATGTACACCAGGCTGGCAACGTGCTGTACTTTGGACGTGTGCCTGGAAGTCCTGAGGTGGGTGATGTGCGTGTAACCTTCGAGAAAGTGGTGCCTGCCAAGGTAACGGTGATGGCCGTGGTAGATGGCGACACCTTTAAGCCCTTTAAGGCCAAGAACGGCAAGCGATTCCAGACGCTGGTGATGGGTAAGAAGAGTGGCGACGAGATTATTGAGGCCGAGCAAGAGGGTAACAACTTTATTAAGTGGGCCCTGCGCATTGTGGGTATCCTGATGGTGATTGGCGGATTGAAGGGCATCTTCGGATTCCTGGAGACTATCCTGAAGGTGGTACCATTCATCGCTGGCATTTTCGGCTGGGGTGTTGGATTGGTATGCACCATCCTGGGTGTAGTGTGGAGCCTGATAGTGATTGCCCTGGCATGGCTGTTCTACCGTCCGCTGTTGGGCATTACCTTGCTGGTTATCGCAGGTTTCCTGGTATGGGTATTCGCCTTTAAGGGTAAGGACAAGTTAAAGGAATTGGCCGCTAAGGCTGCAACCAAGTAA
- a CDS encoding bifunctional metallophosphatase/5'-nucleotidase: MFKKKYVLASMMLLAGLCVQAGGKKELHILSANDMHAAIECMPRVGFVADSLRALYPNLLVLSAGDNRSGEPLNDMYEIPAYPMVALMNIIGFNATTLGNHEFDSGQEGLAKLVSMSAFPTLCANVQPDAKWNMHVKPYQVFDCGGIKVGIVGAVALGAMGIPESHPKNTVDIKFTDPLETLQQYQFLRKECDVVLFLSHLGFESDVKVSKDLPWVDIIVGGHSHTQLKGGEMHNGLFITQNKNRLACVTHTTLTLEDGKVVDRQAENIAIRGGKNENKVVRALVDYFSQNPAFYRVLAQVDTPFECYEELGNMMCDAYVQEGHADLSFQNPGGVRYETKPVGGFTVADALRLDPFQNEAIELQLTGKELIDMMKKCYDNDNQGFPYVGGMKVDYTVDPATKALTKVVLYGEDGKKLNLKKTYKVITNSYTVAISTTNRKDPGKGIGKITAQLVMDYLEHQGHVSYQGSRRIFRH, from the coding sequence ATGTTTAAAAAGAAATATGTATTGGCATCGATGATGCTGCTGGCAGGACTGTGTGTTCAGGCCGGCGGAAAGAAAGAGCTACACATACTGAGTGCTAACGATATGCATGCGGCTATAGAGTGCATGCCACGAGTGGGTTTTGTGGCCGACTCGCTGCGTGCCTTGTATCCCAACTTGCTGGTGCTGAGTGCCGGCGATAACCGTTCGGGCGAACCCCTGAACGATATGTACGAGATACCAGCCTATCCGATGGTGGCACTGATGAATATCATTGGTTTTAATGCTACCACACTGGGTAACCACGAGTTCGACTCCGGACAGGAGGGTTTGGCTAAGCTGGTTAGCATGTCGGCTTTCCCCACGCTGTGTGCCAATGTGCAGCCCGATGCCAAGTGGAACATGCACGTAAAGCCTTACCAGGTGTTTGATTGCGGCGGTATTAAGGTGGGTATCGTAGGTGCTGTGGCACTGGGTGCGATGGGTATCCCCGAGAGTCACCCTAAAAATACGGTTGATATCAAGTTTACCGACCCTCTGGAGACATTGCAGCAGTACCAGTTTCTGCGCAAGGAGTGCGATGTGGTGCTGTTCCTCTCGCACCTGGGCTTTGAGAGCGATGTAAAGGTGTCGAAGGATCTGCCTTGGGTGGATATCATCGTAGGTGGACACAGTCACACCCAGCTGAAGGGTGGTGAGATGCACAATGGCCTGTTTATCACCCAGAACAAGAACCGACTGGCTTGTGTTACCCATACCACACTGACACTTGAGGATGGTAAGGTGGTGGATCGCCAGGCCGAAAACATCGCCATTCGCGGTGGTAAGAACGAGAATAAGGTGGTAAGAGCCTTGGTGGATTATTTCTCGCAGAACCCTGCCTTCTATCGTGTGCTGGCACAGGTGGACACACCATTTGAGTGCTACGAGGAGTTGGGTAACATGATGTGCGATGCCTACGTACAGGAGGGTCATGCCGACCTGAGTTTCCAGAATCCGGGTGGTGTGCGCTACGAGACAAAGCCTGTGGGTGGCTTTACCGTGGCCGATGCCCTGAGACTGGACCCATTCCAGAACGAGGCTATCGAACTGCAGCTGACAGGTAAGGAGCTGATTGACATGATGAAGAAGTGCTACGACAACGATAACCAGGGATTCCCCTATGTAGGTGGCATGAAGGTGGATTACACCGTTGACCCTGCTACCAAGGCCCTGACAAAGGTGGTGCTGTATGGTGAGGACGGTAAGAAGCTGAACCTGAAAAAGACCTACAAGGTGATTACCAACAGCTATACGGTGGCCATCAGCACTACTAACCGTAAGGACCCAGGTAAGGGTATCGGTAAGATTACAGCCCAGCTGGTGATGGACTATCTGGAGCACCAGGGCCACGTGAGCTATCAGGGCAGTAGGAGAATTTTTAGACATTAA